A single window of Chitinophaga sp. XS-30 DNA harbors:
- a CDS encoding TonB-dependent receptor produces MRKLLIVLLALCAGSSYGQSVVKGTVKDQENNLVPGVSVMLGKGKNTITNGSGQFILNDLQPGKYTIRFTFVGYEPSSRIIDLKAGETRVVDIMLTSSAEQLQSVEITGRKESGYKNTNSFIGTKTATALKDVPQSISYVTKEMMADLQVMRIGEAVKYMSGVNQFSSYDDFTIRGFRTQNNSSVQLLNGLRTITGFWKQPLTNYLERVEVIKGPAAALFGNSSPGGVINRVTKKPLKDHRQSLSFTTGSYNTFRTLADFTGPLNDSKTLLYRMNLGYENSQSFRDLQFDKNFIVAPSISFIPNDKTQVNFDMVYNRSMSRLDRGQAVFDNNDIYSTSISKSINAVNDYLNEDNLMITTSLTHKFSDKVQFNIAYLKTAWEEDLLEHRSANTYAKDSAGNNIPTLVEMQVFDRNRRVFSDNISTYFNFDVNTGAVSHKLLVGYDFAQSKTPWGGSQLTARGYRNSTNTGAGTYNAALPGQFMYETVNGVKRPVPNVPHVDLTAVSPYQLYDMSKYFYTKTAYDPALSASHGLYVQDQIKLGKFQALLGLRYDAYRDWLNYEKPTEEVVKQDAIIPRLGLVYSVTKDINVYATYSKGYNPQTSVSMTNPDAGGPFDPINSNLIEVGAKGDFFKDRLSATVSVYRIQQENMLINAQESGKPDLLREIDIESKGVELDIKGQITADWYIIMAYAYNDIPIKASERAPEVGRQSFGAPKHQGSFWTKYSFSSGVLRGIGIGAGGNFVTERFMSLNVNQVLPAYQLVNAAVYYRIDKFQIQFNLNNVMNKTHWVGGYDYLRLFPGAPRNWLTSVAYTF; encoded by the coding sequence ATGCGAAAATTATTGATTGTCCTGCTGGCCCTCTGCGCCGGCAGCTCCTATGGCCAGTCCGTTGTAAAAGGTACGGTAAAAGACCAGGAGAACAACCTGGTGCCCGGTGTAAGTGTTATGCTCGGAAAAGGAAAAAATACGATCACGAACGGTTCCGGACAGTTTATACTGAACGATCTCCAGCCCGGAAAATATACCATCAGGTTCACTTTTGTCGGCTATGAGCCGTCCTCCCGTATTATCGACCTTAAAGCCGGCGAAACGAGGGTGGTGGATATTATGCTGACCTCTTCGGCAGAGCAGCTGCAATCCGTCGAGATCACCGGCCGTAAGGAGTCGGGGTACAAGAACACCAATTCTTTCATCGGCACAAAAACAGCTACGGCATTGAAAGATGTGCCGCAATCCATCAGCTATGTGACCAAGGAAATGATGGCCGACCTCCAGGTCATGCGCATTGGCGAAGCGGTAAAATATATGAGTGGAGTGAACCAGTTCAGCTCGTATGACGATTTTACCATCCGGGGTTTCCGCACGCAGAACAATTCTTCGGTACAATTGCTGAACGGCCTGAGAACGATCACCGGTTTCTGGAAGCAGCCGCTGACCAATTACCTAGAAAGGGTGGAAGTGATCAAAGGTCCCGCTGCCGCATTATTTGGCAACAGCTCTCCCGGCGGCGTGATCAACCGCGTTACCAAGAAACCGCTGAAAGATCACCGGCAGAGCCTCAGCTTCACTACCGGCAGCTACAATACTTTCCGCACCCTGGCGGATTTTACCGGGCCTTTGAATGATTCAAAAACCCTGCTGTACCGTATGAACCTGGGGTATGAGAACTCGCAGAGCTTCCGCGATCTGCAATTCGACAAGAACTTCATCGTGGCGCCGTCCATCTCTTTTATCCCGAACGATAAAACTCAGGTGAACTTCGACATGGTGTACAACAGAAGCATGAGCCGCCTCGACCGCGGGCAGGCGGTATTCGATAACAATGATATCTATTCCACGTCCATTTCCAAGAGCATCAATGCGGTGAATGATTATCTGAACGAAGATAACCTGATGATCACCACTTCGCTGACACACAAGTTCTCGGACAAGGTGCAGTTCAATATCGCTTACCTGAAAACGGCCTGGGAAGAGGATCTGCTGGAGCACCGCTCCGCCAACACCTACGCGAAAGACAGCGCCGGCAATAACATTCCCACGCTGGTGGAAATGCAGGTGTTCGACAGGAACCGCCGGGTGTTCTCCGATAATATTTCCACTTATTTCAATTTTGATGTGAATACCGGCGCGGTAAGCCACAAGCTGCTGGTGGGCTACGACTTTGCACAGTCCAAAACCCCTTGGGGCGGTTCCCAGCTCACAGCCAGGGGGTACCGCAACAGTACGAATACCGGCGCCGGTACATATAATGCTGCCCTGCCCGGCCAGTTCATGTATGAAACCGTGAACGGTGTAAAACGTCCGGTGCCTAACGTGCCGCATGTGGACCTGACGGCTGTCAGCCCTTACCAGCTGTACGACATGAGCAAGTATTTTTATACCAAGACCGCTTATGATCCGGCGCTGTCCGCTTCCCATGGGCTCTACGTGCAGGACCAGATCAAACTGGGCAAATTCCAGGCCCTGCTCGGCCTCCGGTATGATGCTTACCGCGACTGGCTGAATTACGAAAAGCCGACGGAAGAGGTGGTCAAGCAGGATGCCATCATTCCCAGGCTAGGCCTCGTATATTCCGTGACGAAGGATATCAATGTGTATGCTACCTATTCAAAAGGATATAATCCCCAGACTTCCGTGAGCATGACAAACCCCGATGCCGGCGGGCCTTTTGATCCCATCAACAGCAACCTGATAGAAGTAGGCGCCAAGGGAGATTTCTTCAAGGACAGGTTATCCGCCACGGTATCTGTGTACCGCATTCAGCAGGAGAATATGCTGATCAATGCGCAGGAAAGCGGAAAGCCTGACCTGTTGCGCGAGATCGACATCGAATCAAAAGGTGTGGAACTGGATATCAAAGGGCAGATCACGGCCGACTGGTACATTATCATGGCCTATGCCTATAATGATATTCCCATCAAAGCCAGCGAGAGGGCCCCGGAAGTGGGCAGGCAGTCATTCGGCGCACCGAAGCACCAGGGTTCTTTCTGGACGAAGTATTCCTTCAGCAGCGGAGTATTGCGGGGCATCGGCATCGGTGCGGGCGGCAACTTCGTTACCGAACGCTTCATGAGCCTGAACGTGAACCAGGTATTGCCGGCTTACCAGCTGGTCAACGCCGCCGTGTACTACCGGATCGACAAGTTCCAGATACAGTTCAACCTGAACAATGTAATGAACAAAACGCACTGGGTGGGCGGATATGATTATCTTCGCCTGTTCCCGGGAGCGCCGCGGAACTGGCTGACATCCGTAGCGTACACGTTTTGA
- a CDS encoding PepSY domain-containing protein codes for MTVKNIIRQLHLWLGLVSGLVVFVVTLSGAILVFEDEIEHLASRELYFVTPGHARLPLDSLKQQAQSFDPAISLTRVETAPHDAARTALFYGKKDKTTYLIAVNPYTGAVIKGIPEETRFFRVVLRLHRYLLANEAGKAVTGVSCLIFLVLVITGIVLWWPKRWKYLRQRTAIKWSGSFKRVVWDVHAIGGFYVHLLIFAMAFTGLTWSYKWFNNGIFQVFDGKPMTPYKVPPNQTIQPAGSGFYEQVYRQANRELPYNGKMVLHFPATDSLSVSVTKENYTAKIPNIVDFLYYESGSGRLLGKRLYDDQSTGMKVRRAVYPIHTGSIFGWPTKVLALISCLVAASLPVTGLLIWLKGAKGREPKKIKRKRFIFRRVPQTPV; via the coding sequence ATGACCGTTAAAAACATCATACGACAACTACATTTATGGCTGGGGCTTGTCTCCGGCCTTGTAGTTTTCGTGGTAACCCTCTCCGGCGCCATCCTGGTATTTGAAGATGAGATAGAGCACCTTGCCAGCCGGGAACTTTACTTTGTAACGCCCGGCCATGCCCGCCTGCCGCTGGACAGCCTGAAGCAGCAGGCGCAAAGCTTCGATCCTGCCATCAGCCTCACCCGTGTGGAAACAGCGCCGCACGATGCCGCACGCACCGCATTGTTCTATGGAAAAAAAGATAAAACGACTTACCTCATCGCTGTAAACCCTTATACCGGCGCAGTGATCAAAGGCATTCCGGAAGAAACACGTTTCTTCCGCGTGGTGCTCCGCCTGCACCGTTACCTGCTGGCCAATGAAGCGGGGAAAGCGGTCACCGGCGTTAGCTGCCTGATCTTCCTGGTGCTGGTGATCACGGGCATCGTGTTATGGTGGCCCAAACGCTGGAAATACCTGCGGCAACGCACCGCCATCAAATGGAGCGGTTCATTTAAAAGAGTGGTGTGGGATGTGCATGCCATTGGTGGTTTTTATGTGCATCTGCTGATCTTCGCCATGGCTTTTACGGGGCTTACCTGGAGCTACAAATGGTTCAACAACGGCATCTTCCAGGTGTTTGACGGCAAACCGATGACACCCTACAAAGTGCCGCCCAATCAGACCATACAACCTGCGGGAAGCGGGTTTTATGAACAGGTGTACCGGCAGGCCAACCGGGAATTGCCTTACAATGGCAAAATGGTGCTGCATTTTCCTGCGACTGACAGTTTATCCGTTTCCGTTACGAAGGAAAACTATACCGCGAAGATCCCCAACATCGTAGATTTCCTGTATTACGAAAGCGGCTCCGGGCGCCTGCTTGGCAAGCGCTTGTATGATGATCAGTCCACCGGCATGAAAGTGCGCAGGGCAGTCTATCCCATCCATACCGGGAGCATCTTCGGATGGCCGACTAAGGTATTGGCCCTGATCTCCTGCCTTGTAGCGGCCTCGCTGCCGGTAACCGGGCTCCTCATCTGGCTGAAAGGGGCCAAAGGCCGGGAGCCCAAAAAGATAAAGCGCAAAAGGTTCATCTTCCGGAGGGTGCCGCAAACGCCTGTTTGA
- a CDS encoding HmuY family protein: protein MMINIRNAAFFALLALVATACSKDNDPAPEDPGPDPGNSVATGVYRVVNLVADTNATSSGDAVSLYYSLEENRVIPASQRQTGNWDIVFYGIYNSSVFPNNGTAQGSPGYGGPGKARLYLVVDRKFDAQYYDTINLKPHTLPIPQSLFPVAFDAVKTVPVEDSKFFTRDIGLDHFQNSFDGWGHYDFYGSLYPDNPKKSHVVYTMPRVMIVKTHKGHYAKLIIENIYKDNPADPDRDDKPGYVSFTYAIQMDGSKNLDIE from the coding sequence ATGATGATCAACATAAGAAACGCGGCGTTCTTCGCCCTCCTGGCCCTTGTAGCCACAGCATGCTCGAAAGACAATGATCCGGCGCCGGAAGATCCCGGGCCTGATCCCGGTAACAGCGTTGCCACAGGCGTTTACCGCGTTGTAAACCTGGTGGCGGACACCAACGCTACCTCTTCCGGTGATGCAGTATCCCTGTACTACAGTCTTGAAGAAAACCGCGTGATCCCCGCATCGCAACGGCAAACGGGCAACTGGGACATTGTGTTCTACGGCATCTACAACAGCAGCGTATTCCCCAACAACGGCACGGCACAAGGCTCTCCGGGCTACGGGGGACCGGGTAAAGCCAGGCTTTACCTGGTGGTGGACCGGAAATTCGATGCACAATACTACGATACCATCAACCTGAAACCCCATACCCTGCCTATCCCCCAATCCCTTTTCCCGGTAGCATTCGACGCCGTAAAAACGGTGCCGGTGGAGGATAGCAAATTCTTTACGCGGGATATCGGGCTGGACCATTTCCAGAACAGTTTTGACGGCTGGGGGCATTACGATTTTTACGGCAGCCTGTACCCCGACAATCCCAAAAAATCACATGTGGTGTACACCATGCCGCGTGTCATGATCGTGAAAACACATAAAGGGCATTATGCCAAGCTGATCATCGAAAATATTTACAAGGATAATCCTGCTGACCCTGACCGGGACGACAAGCCAGGGTATGTATCGTTCACTTATGCCATCCAGATGGACGGCAGCAAGAACCTGGATATCGAATAA
- a CDS encoding HmuY family protein, protein MNIKTTGLLLAAIIAFSACTKEDTPPPKEDGLSVVVYDLACDTMASMGDTEGKEKRPFYTVLFSMSTKQHRFIKTAEDTAAYFQQTDWDIAFSKEYNSYVTVNGQFPGTPGMGGPGKGTMISVEQPYDQVTEAPADEVFEAEGRGGTGWDSGNGYGWFFYSLQNHICVPIKNRTFILRTATGKYAKLELLNIYKGNPPVVTDLFWPAPYLTFRYFVQEDGSRNLKTK, encoded by the coding sequence ATGAACATCAAAACAACCGGACTGCTGCTGGCAGCCATCATAGCATTTTCCGCCTGTACCAAAGAAGATACGCCTCCCCCGAAAGAAGACGGGCTGAGCGTTGTGGTGTACGACCTGGCCTGCGATACCATGGCTTCCATGGGCGACACCGAAGGAAAGGAAAAACGGCCGTTCTATACCGTGCTGTTCTCCATGTCCACAAAACAGCACCGCTTCATCAAAACAGCGGAAGACACGGCGGCATACTTTCAGCAAACAGATTGGGATATTGCCTTCTCGAAAGAATACAATTCCTACGTTACGGTGAACGGCCAGTTCCCCGGCACTCCGGGCATGGGCGGCCCGGGAAAAGGTACGATGATATCTGTAGAGCAACCTTACGACCAGGTGACCGAAGCACCGGCTGACGAGGTGTTTGAGGCGGAAGGCAGAGGCGGAACAGGCTGGGATTCCGGCAACGGGTACGGCTGGTTCTTCTACAGCCTGCAGAACCACATCTGCGTGCCGATCAAGAACCGCACCTTCATCCTCCGTACAGCCACGGGCAAATACGCCAAACTGGAGCTGCTGAATATCTACAAAGGCAACCCGCCGGTGGTGACCGATCTCTTCTGGCCGGCGCCATACCTCACCTTCCGCTATTTTGTACAGGAGGACGGCTCCCGTAACCTTAAAACAAAGTAA
- a CDS encoding TonB-dependent receptor, with translation MLHKLTWTVVLIFFSHVALAQRHAALKGIVLEGKTPIPAATIALDADYKTVKIVVAGADGRFEIGGIPAGTYTLTVSSIGFQSSQQLIVLKVGRPQDIRVELAPLSHELTGATVTGHTYKKDDDIIDIKKIAQPVTIITKKTIAMLGSRRLDEVLREQTGMAVVNDLGSGNRSVGVQMQGFGSEYIMIMLNGQPMNGRFNGNFDLSRISVSDIERIEIIKGASSSLYGCEALGGVINIITRQHINTRQGMASLQYGTYNMLDATLEGETPFAEGKGSAYLSGNYYRTDGFNVNTPYLKEGQTAPPYSSLTFQGRSKYQFNDIHTLNLSGRFSGRHSVMDRNYGAQPFEDVLDETDLNLGASVNSKLSGGTRLLSRYYFTRYATDQRATILQTGKDLQTNRFVQSIHRLELQATRDLYDHKLSLTGGAGGDYQGMDSASMYNYFAYAQANYKPSEKYELIAGLRYDGNSIFGGKVNPTIGAGFHPSKNISFKFSAGKGFKAPTFAQLYQVFTNVSTGYIVIGANNFAEKAAALQQTGTVQQLWAIADQVKPLQPETSLSLNLGVTWKPFDNTEFSINGFYNDIRNQIFFRQVGLMKNAQPLYSYFNLDRAFTRGLEAGLKWSPLNGLSIVAGYQYLDAKDKTSIDSIKSGNLTVRADGGLRKAVRSDYFNLPNRSRHSANVQVFYEHRPLGLGVSLRGNYRGKAGFMDQDDNGFIDPYDVFINGYFLCSASIRKNLLKDQFTLQFTVDNIFNYTDYLMPSQPGRMLIAGLTWRFSQTTKP, from the coding sequence ATGCTGCATAAACTGACCTGGACCGTTGTATTGATCTTCTTCTCGCATGTTGCCCTCGCGCAACGGCATGCGGCATTGAAAGGAATTGTACTTGAAGGTAAGACGCCTATCCCCGCGGCTACCATCGCGCTGGATGCGGACTACAAAACCGTAAAAATAGTGGTGGCCGGTGCTGATGGCCGGTTTGAGATCGGCGGAATTCCTGCCGGCACCTATACCCTTACGGTCAGCTCCATCGGGTTCCAGTCCTCCCAACAACTGATCGTACTGAAAGTTGGGCGTCCGCAGGATATTCGTGTGGAGCTTGCTCCGTTGAGCCATGAGCTTACCGGCGCCACGGTCACCGGGCATACTTATAAAAAGGATGATGATATCATCGATATCAAAAAGATCGCGCAACCGGTGACCATCATCACCAAAAAAACGATCGCCATGCTGGGCAGCCGGCGGCTGGATGAAGTGTTGCGGGAGCAGACGGGCATGGCGGTGGTGAATGACCTCGGCAGCGGCAACCGCTCTGTTGGCGTACAGATGCAGGGCTTCGGATCGGAGTACATTATGATCATGCTGAACGGCCAGCCCATGAACGGCAGGTTCAACGGCAATTTCGATCTCTCCCGCATCAGCGTATCGGATATTGAAAGAATAGAGATCATCAAAGGCGCATCCAGCAGCCTATATGGCTGCGAGGCGCTGGGCGGTGTGATCAATATCATCACCCGGCAGCACATCAATACCCGCCAGGGCATGGCCAGCCTGCAATACGGCACCTATAACATGCTGGACGCCACATTGGAAGGTGAAACGCCTTTTGCGGAAGGCAAAGGCTCCGCATACCTCTCGGGCAATTATTACCGCACGGATGGCTTCAATGTGAACACGCCTTATCTGAAAGAAGGGCAGACCGCACCTCCCTACAGCAGCCTGACCTTTCAGGGCAGAAGCAAATACCAGTTCAACGACATACATACCCTGAACCTCAGCGGCCGCTTCTCCGGCAGGCATTCGGTGATGGACAGGAACTACGGCGCACAGCCTTTTGAAGATGTGCTGGATGAAACGGACCTTAACCTCGGCGCTTCGGTGAACAGCAAACTCTCCGGCGGCACCCGCCTGCTGAGCAGGTATTATTTTACCCGCTACGCCACCGATCAGCGGGCCACCATTTTACAAACAGGCAAGGACCTGCAGACCAACCGCTTTGTACAATCCATTCACCGGCTTGAGCTGCAGGCAACGCGTGATCTGTATGACCACAAACTCTCCCTCACCGGCGGCGCAGGCGGAGACTACCAGGGGATGGACAGTGCGAGCATGTACAACTACTTTGCTTATGCCCAGGCCAATTACAAACCTTCGGAAAAATATGAGCTGATCGCCGGGCTGCGCTACGATGGCAACAGCATCTTCGGCGGGAAAGTAAATCCCACTATCGGCGCAGGCTTTCATCCATCTAAAAATATCAGTTTCAAATTCTCTGCCGGAAAGGGTTTCAAGGCACCGACCTTTGCGCAGCTTTACCAGGTATTCACCAATGTGTCCACCGGCTATATCGTGATCGGCGCGAACAACTTTGCGGAGAAAGCGGCGGCATTGCAGCAAACCGGCACGGTGCAGCAGCTCTGGGCGATCGCGGACCAGGTGAAGCCCCTGCAGCCGGAAACCTCCCTGTCACTCAACCTCGGCGTCACCTGGAAACCGTTTGACAATACGGAATTCAGCATCAACGGCTTTTACAACGACATCCGCAACCAGATATTCTTCCGGCAGGTGGGTCTCATGAAAAATGCACAACCGCTGTACAGCTATTTCAATCTCGACAGGGCATTCACCAGGGGCCTGGAGGCCGGGTTGAAATGGTCACCGCTGAACGGGCTGAGCATTGTAGCCGGATACCAATACCTCGATGCAAAGGATAAAACCAGCATCGACTCCATCAAATCCGGCAACCTCACCGTGCGCGCCGATGGCGGACTGCGCAAAGCGGTGCGGTCCGATTACTTCAACCTCCCGAACAGAAGCCGCCACAGCGCCAATGTGCAGGTGTTTTACGAGCATCGGCCACTGGGCCTGGGCGTTTCCCTGCGCGGCAATTACCGCGGCAAAGCCGGCTTTATGGACCAGGACGATAACGGTTTCATCGACCCGTATGATGTGTTCATCAACGGTTACTTCCTCTGCAGCGCATCCATCCGCAAAAACCTGCTGAAAGATCAGTTCACCCTGCAATTCACGGTGGATAATATTTTCAATTACACGGATTACCTCATGCCTTCACAACCCGGCCGCATGCTGATAGCCGGGCTGACATGGCGCTTCTCTCAAACCACAAAACCATGA